From Corynebacterium frankenforstense DSM 45800, the proteins below share one genomic window:
- the carB gene encoding carbamoyl-phosphate synthase large subunit, with translation MPKRNDISHVLVIGSGPIVIGQACEFDYSGTQACRVLRQEGLRVTLVNSNPATIMTDPEFADHTYVEPIKPEYIEKVFAKEAEEGHPIDAVLATLGGQTALNAAIQLDRLGILDKYGAELIGADIDAIERGEDRQKFKDIVASIGGESARSAVCHTMDEVYEVVEDLGLPVVVRPSFTMGGLGSGLAYTHEDLERIAGDGLAASPEANVLIEESILGWKEYELELMRDGDDNVVVIASIENVDALGVHTGDSVTVAPAMTLTDREYQKMRDQGIAIIRAVGVDTGGCNIQFALNPEDGRLITIEMNPRVSRSSALASKATGFPIAKIAAKLAIGYTLDEITNDITGVTPAAFEPTLDYVIVKAPRFAFAKFPGADDTLTTTMKSVGEAMGIGRNYISGLNKVMRSLEQKPAGFWTAPDESFAGERAHDVKAVLEDLRRPTEGRMYDVELALRLGASVAEVHEASGLDPWFLAELEQLVAFRTEVLEAPVLDSDLLRRAKVFGLSDAQIAALRPEFAGETGVRRLRHSLGIRPVYKTVDTCAAEFEARTPYHYSAYELDPEAESEVRPQTEKKKVIILGSGPNRIGQGIEFDYSCVHAALELSRVGYETVMVNCNPETVSTDYDTADRLYFEPLTLEDVLEVYHAEAASGTVAGVIVQLGGQTPLGLAEALKAEGLPVVGTTPESINNAEDRGEFGRVLAEAQLPAPEYGTATTFEEARDVAAGIGYPVLVRPSYVLGGRGMEIVYDEQSLEGYIERATELSSDHPVLVDRFLDNAIEIDVDALCDGEEVYLAGVMEHIEEAGIHSGDSACALPPMTLGPQDIDNVRRSTAALAHGIGVKGLMNVQFALKDNTLYVIEANPRASRTVPFVSKATGVHLAKAAARIMMGATLAELRGEGMIPESYDGGSLPLDAPIAVKEAVLPFNRFRTPEGEMLDTLLSPEMKSTGEVMGLAGDFGTAYAKAEDAAFGELPVEGTVFVSVANQDKRTLILPIQRLAGLSFTIMATHGTAQMLRRNGVACETVLKASEVREGAEGRSIVDRIIDGDVDLILNTPAGSAGARHDGYDIRAAAVHSGVPLVTTVQGTVAAVQGIEALRAGGLTVRPLQQLEHTPVAKFVAEGGEKL, from the coding sequence ATGCCCAAGCGCAACGACATCAGCCACGTCCTGGTCATCGGCTCCGGGCCGATCGTCATCGGCCAGGCCTGCGAGTTCGACTACTCCGGCACCCAGGCCTGCCGCGTGCTGCGGCAGGAGGGCCTGCGGGTCACCCTGGTCAACTCGAACCCGGCGACGATCATGACGGACCCCGAGTTCGCCGACCACACCTACGTCGAGCCGATCAAGCCCGAGTACATCGAGAAGGTCTTCGCCAAGGAGGCCGAGGAGGGCCACCCGATCGACGCGGTGCTGGCCACCCTGGGCGGCCAGACCGCCCTGAACGCCGCCATCCAGCTCGACCGCCTCGGCATCCTGGACAAGTACGGCGCCGAGCTCATCGGCGCCGACATCGACGCCATCGAGCGCGGCGAGGACCGCCAGAAGTTCAAGGACATCGTCGCCTCCATCGGCGGCGAGTCCGCCCGCTCCGCGGTCTGCCACACCATGGACGAGGTCTACGAGGTCGTCGAGGACCTCGGCCTGCCCGTGGTCGTGCGCCCCTCCTTCACCATGGGCGGCCTGGGCTCCGGCCTGGCCTACACCCACGAGGACCTCGAACGCATCGCCGGCGACGGCCTGGCCGCCAGCCCCGAGGCCAACGTGCTCATCGAGGAGTCCATCCTCGGCTGGAAGGAGTACGAGCTGGAGCTGATGCGCGACGGCGACGACAACGTCGTGGTCATCGCCTCCATCGAGAACGTCGACGCCCTCGGCGTGCACACCGGCGACTCCGTGACCGTGGCCCCGGCGATGACGCTGACGGACCGCGAGTACCAGAAGATGCGTGACCAGGGCATCGCCATCATCCGCGCCGTCGGCGTGGACACCGGCGGCTGCAACATCCAGTTCGCCCTCAACCCCGAGGACGGCCGCCTGATCACCATCGAGATGAACCCGCGCGTGTCCCGCTCCTCGGCGCTGGCGTCGAAGGCCACCGGCTTCCCGATCGCCAAAATCGCCGCGAAGCTGGCCATCGGCTACACCCTCGACGAGATCACCAACGACATCACCGGCGTGACCCCGGCCGCCTTCGAGCCGACCCTCGACTACGTCATCGTCAAGGCCCCGCGCTTCGCCTTCGCGAAGTTCCCCGGCGCCGACGACACGCTGACGACCACGATGAAGTCCGTCGGCGAGGCCATGGGGATCGGCCGCAACTACATCAGCGGCCTGAACAAGGTCATGCGCTCCCTCGAGCAGAAGCCCGCCGGCTTCTGGACCGCCCCCGACGAGTCCTTCGCCGGCGAGCGCGCCCACGACGTCAAGGCCGTGCTCGAGGATCTGCGGCGCCCGACCGAGGGCCGCATGTACGACGTCGAGCTGGCGCTGCGCCTGGGTGCGAGCGTGGCCGAGGTCCACGAGGCCAGCGGCCTGGACCCCTGGTTCCTCGCCGAGCTCGAGCAGCTCGTCGCCTTCCGCACCGAGGTCCTCGAGGCGCCGGTGCTCGACTCCGACCTGCTGCGCCGCGCGAAGGTCTTCGGGCTCTCCGACGCCCAGATCGCCGCGCTGCGCCCGGAGTTCGCCGGCGAGACCGGCGTGCGCCGCCTGCGCCACTCGCTGGGCATCCGCCCGGTGTACAAGACCGTGGACACCTGCGCCGCCGAGTTCGAGGCGCGCACCCCGTACCACTACTCGGCCTACGAGCTCGACCCGGAGGCCGAGAGCGAGGTCCGCCCGCAGACCGAGAAGAAGAAGGTCATCATCCTCGGCTCGGGCCCGAACCGCATCGGCCAGGGCATCGAGTTCGACTACTCCTGCGTCCACGCCGCCCTGGAGCTCTCCCGCGTCGGCTACGAGACCGTGATGGTCAACTGCAACCCGGAGACCGTCTCCACCGACTACGACACCGCCGACCGCCTCTACTTCGAGCCGCTGACCCTCGAGGACGTCCTCGAGGTCTACCACGCCGAGGCCGCCTCGGGCACCGTCGCCGGCGTGATCGTCCAGCTCGGCGGGCAGACCCCGCTGGGCCTGGCCGAGGCGCTCAAGGCCGAGGGCCTGCCCGTGGTGGGCACCACCCCGGAGTCGATCAACAACGCCGAGGACCGCGGCGAGTTCGGCCGCGTGCTCGCCGAGGCCCAGCTGCCCGCGCCGGAGTACGGCACCGCGACCACCTTCGAGGAGGCCCGCGACGTCGCCGCCGGCATCGGCTACCCCGTGCTCGTGCGCCCCAGCTACGTGCTGGGCGGGCGCGGCATGGAGATCGTCTACGACGAGCAGAGCCTCGAGGGCTACATCGAGCGCGCCACCGAGCTCAGCTCGGACCACCCGGTGCTCGTCGACCGCTTCCTGGACAACGCCATCGAGATCGACGTCGACGCCCTGTGCGACGGCGAGGAGGTCTACCTGGCCGGCGTCATGGAGCACATCGAGGAGGCCGGCATCCACTCCGGCGACTCGGCCTGTGCGCTGCCGCCGATGACCCTGGGGCCGCAGGACATCGACAACGTGCGCCGCTCGACGGCCGCGCTGGCCCACGGCATCGGCGTCAAGGGCCTGATGAACGTCCAGTTCGCGCTCAAGGACAACACCCTCTACGTCATCGAGGCCAACCCGCGCGCCTCGCGCACGGTGCCCTTCGTCTCGAAGGCCACCGGCGTGCACCTGGCCAAGGCGGCCGCCCGCATCATGATGGGCGCGACCCTGGCCGAGCTGCGCGGCGAGGGCATGATCCCGGAGTCCTACGACGGCGGCTCGCTGCCGCTGGACGCCCCGATCGCGGTCAAGGAGGCGGTGCTCCCGTTCAACCGCTTCCGCACCCCCGAGGGCGAGATGCTGGACACCCTGCTCAGCCCGGAGATGAAGTCCACCGGTGAGGTCATGGGCCTGGCCGGCGACTTCGGCACCGCCTACGCCAAGGCCGAGGACGCCGCCTTCGGCGAGCTGCCCGTGGAGGGCACGGTGTTCGTCTCCGTGGCCAACCAGGACAAGCGCACCCTGATCCTGCCGATCCAGCGGCTGGCCGGCCTGAGCTTCACCATCATGGCCACCCACGGCACCGCGCAGATGCTGCGCCGCAACGGCGTGGCCTGCGAGACCGTGCTCAAGGCCTCCGAGGTGCGCGAGGGCGCCGAGGGCCGCTCCATCGTCGACCGCATCATCGACGGCGACGTGGACCTGATCCTCAACACCCCGGCCGGCTCCGCCGGCGCGCGCCACGACGGCTACGACATCCGCGCCGCCGCCGTGCACTCCGGTGTGCCGCTGGTGACCACGGTGCAGGGCACCGTCGCCGCCGTGCAGGGCATCGAGGCCCTGCGCGCCGGTGGGCTGACCGTGCGCCCGCTGCAGCAGCTCGAGCACACCCCGGTGGCGAAGTTCGTCGCCGAGGGCGGTGAGAAGCTGTGA
- the pyrF gene encoding orotidine-5'-phosphate decarboxylase: MAAAGERFGRLCVGVDPHARLLHDWGLEDDVHGLAEFSARCVEAFAGRVGLVKPQVAFYERHGSAGLRVLEETLAGFREAGTLTLADAKRGDIGSTMAGYADAWLGQGSALRADAVTVSPYLGVGALAPAAEAAAEHHAGVFILAATSNPEAAEVQRTADPDGATLAQRVVEATERLAAAHPGATCGVVVGATLAEGPDLAGFSGPVLLPGVGAQGASIADAERVAGAAAGRAWPNVSRAILSAGPSVEALRAAVGEFSPASLET, from the coding sequence CTGGCCGCGGCGGGGGAGCGCTTCGGACGGCTGTGCGTGGGCGTGGACCCGCACGCGCGCCTGCTGCACGACTGGGGCCTCGAGGACGACGTCCACGGCCTGGCCGAGTTCTCCGCGCGCTGCGTGGAGGCCTTCGCCGGCCGCGTCGGCCTGGTCAAGCCCCAGGTGGCCTTCTACGAGCGCCACGGCTCCGCCGGCCTGCGCGTCCTCGAGGAGACCCTGGCGGGCTTCCGCGAGGCCGGCACGCTGACCCTGGCGGACGCCAAGCGCGGCGACATCGGCTCGACGATGGCCGGCTACGCGGACGCGTGGCTGGGTCAGGGCTCGGCCCTGCGCGCCGACGCCGTGACCGTCTCGCCGTACCTGGGTGTCGGCGCCCTGGCGCCCGCCGCCGAGGCCGCGGCCGAGCACCACGCCGGTGTGTTCATTCTCGCGGCGACCTCCAACCCGGAGGCCGCCGAGGTGCAGCGCACCGCCGACCCGGACGGGGCGACCCTGGCCCAGCGCGTCGTCGAGGCCACCGAGCGCCTCGCCGCCGCGCACCCCGGGGCCACCTGCGGCGTCGTCGTCGGCGCGACCCTCGCCGAGGGGCCTGACCTGGCCGGATTCAGCGGCCCGGTGCTGCTGCCCGGCGTGGGCGCACAGGGCGCGAGCATCGCCGACGCCGAGCGCGTCGCCGGTGCCGCGGCCGGGCGCGCCTGGCCGAACGTCTCGCGGGCGATCCTGTCCGCGGGCCCCTCGGTCGAGGCGCTGCGCGCGGCCGTCGGGGAGTTTTCCCCGGCGTCGCTTGAGACGTAG
- the pyrR gene encoding bifunctional pyr operon transcriptional regulator/uracil phosphoribosyltransferase PyrR has protein sequence MSERPQRADESVEILDADQFGRTVARIAHQIIEKTALDAEGTGRVILLGIPSGGVPLAKRLAAAIHEFSGVEVFAGALDTTLYRDDIYRRPHRALKPTTLPEEGVDGTTVVLVDDVLFSGRTVRAALDALRDEGRPSRIQLAVLVDRGHRELPIRADYVGKNLPTAREEDVTVTLAEIDGTDAVHLIRRGGENA, from the coding sequence ATGAGCGAGAGGCCGCAGCGCGCCGACGAGTCCGTCGAAATTCTCGACGCAGACCAGTTCGGCCGCACCGTCGCGCGCATCGCGCACCAGATCATCGAGAAGACAGCACTGGACGCGGAAGGCACCGGCAGGGTGATCCTGCTCGGCATCCCCTCGGGAGGGGTGCCGCTGGCCAAGCGACTCGCCGCCGCGATCCACGAGTTCTCGGGGGTGGAGGTCTTCGCCGGCGCCCTCGACACCACGCTCTACCGCGACGACATCTACCGTCGCCCGCACCGCGCGCTGAAGCCCACGACGCTGCCCGAGGAGGGCGTGGACGGCACCACCGTGGTGCTCGTCGACGACGTTCTGTTCTCCGGGCGCACCGTCCGCGCCGCGCTCGACGCACTGCGCGACGAGGGACGCCCGAGCCGGATCCAGCTGGCCGTGCTGGTTGACCGCGGCCACCGCGAACTGCCCATCCGGGCCGACTACGTGGGCAAGAACCTGCCCACCGCCCGCGAGGAGGACGTCACCGTCACCCTCGCCGAGATCGACGGCACCGACGCGGTCCACCTGATTCGCCGGGGAGGCGAAAACGCATGA
- the carA gene encoding glutamine-hydrolyzing carbamoyl-phosphate synthase small subunit: MNQLKGDTVTQPHTTARPGRAVLVLADGRVFTGVPFGATGTTLGEAVFTTGMTGYQETMTDPSYHRQIVATTAPQIGNTGWNDEDDESRGDRIWVAGLVIRDLSAAVSSWRASGTLEAAMVEQGVVGIRGVDTRSLVRHLRNHGSIAAGVFSGADAEAPREELVEKVRSQPAMAGADLAREVSTDEAYEVSAEGEERFTVVAYDMGIKSNTPRHLARRGVHTVVVPANTPYKDIEKYHADGVFISNGPGDPATADEMVEVTRDVIRAHVPLFGICFGNQILGRALGLETYKLKFGHRGLNVPVINHDTGRIHITSQNHGFALKGEPGQRFDTDFGPARVTHTCLNDDCVEGVALADGMAFSVQYHPEAAAGPHDAGEMFDRFVELMEKHSPNRGDNDREDTK; encoded by the coding sequence ATGAACCAACTGAAAGGCGACACCGTGACGCAACCGCACACCACCGCGCGACCCGGCAGGGCCGTGCTCGTCCTCGCCGACGGCCGGGTGTTCACCGGCGTGCCCTTCGGGGCCACCGGCACCACCCTCGGCGAGGCGGTCTTCACCACCGGCATGACCGGCTACCAGGAGACCATGACCGACCCGTCCTACCACCGCCAGATCGTGGCGACCACGGCCCCGCAGATCGGCAACACCGGCTGGAACGACGAGGACGACGAGTCCCGCGGCGACCGCATCTGGGTCGCCGGCCTGGTCATCCGCGACCTCTCGGCCGCCGTGTCGAGCTGGCGCGCCTCCGGCACCCTCGAGGCGGCGATGGTCGAGCAGGGCGTGGTCGGCATCCGCGGCGTCGACACCCGTTCGCTCGTGCGCCACCTGCGCAACCACGGCTCCATCGCCGCCGGCGTCTTCTCCGGCGCCGACGCCGAGGCCCCGCGCGAGGAGCTCGTGGAGAAGGTCCGCTCCCAGCCGGCGATGGCCGGCGCGGACCTGGCCCGCGAGGTCTCCACCGACGAGGCCTACGAGGTGTCCGCCGAGGGCGAGGAGCGCTTCACCGTCGTCGCCTACGACATGGGCATCAAGTCCAACACCCCGCGCCACCTGGCCCGCCGCGGCGTGCACACGGTCGTCGTGCCGGCCAACACCCCCTACAAGGACATCGAGAAGTACCACGCCGACGGCGTGTTCATCTCGAACGGCCCGGGCGACCCGGCCACCGCCGACGAGATGGTCGAGGTCACCCGCGACGTCATCCGCGCGCACGTGCCGCTGTTCGGCATCTGCTTCGGCAACCAGATCCTCGGCCGCGCCCTCGGGCTGGAGACCTACAAGCTGAAGTTCGGCCACCGCGGCCTGAACGTGCCGGTGATCAACCACGACACCGGGCGCATCCACATCACCTCGCAGAACCACGGCTTCGCCCTCAAGGGCGAGCCGGGCCAGAGGTTCGACACCGACTTCGGGCCGGCGCGGGTGACCCACACCTGCCTCAACGACGACTGCGTCGAGGGCGTCGCCCTCGCCGACGGCATGGCCTTCTCCGTGCAGTACCACCCGGAGGCCGCCGCCGGCCCGCACGACGCCGGCGAGATGTTCGACCGCTTCGTCGAACTGATGGAGAAGCACTCGCCCAACCGCGGCGACAACGACCGGGAGGACACCAAGTAA
- a CDS encoding dihydroorotase, with product MSENTVNKIDDAAQAGAGAPADWPATGRLAAHPAGSLLIRNVRPYGEGEPVNVLVEDGVIASLDAPADQTADEVLEGDGGVLLPGLVDMHVHLREPGREDTETIETGSRAAARGGFTAVFTMANTKPVTDQPTIAESVWAKGQALGLCDVHPVGSITQGLKGEKITEYGMMARSDAKVRMFSDDGVCVDNPLIMRRALEYARGLDVLLAQHAEDPRLVEDGTANEGEVSGRLGLVGRPRTAEESVVIRDALLARDYGNRLHVCHASTRGTVELLRWAKDHDIAVTAEVTPHHLMLTDELITGYDGRYRVNPPLREKDDTEALREALLDGTVDCVATDHAPHGSEEKCCDFEHALPGMLGLETSLAVVAKLFVATGRADWRFVARVMSERPAEIVRLPGHGRPVAVGEPANLTVVDPHRPWTVHGGDLASKSENTPYEGLEFDARVTATVLRGKVTHSLAAEADA from the coding sequence ATGAGCGAGAACACCGTGAACAAGATTGACGACGCCGCGCAGGCCGGCGCGGGTGCGCCGGCGGACTGGCCGGCCACGGGCCGGCTGGCGGCCCACCCGGCCGGCAGCCTGCTGATCCGCAACGTGCGCCCCTACGGCGAGGGCGAGCCGGTCAACGTGCTCGTCGAGGACGGCGTGATCGCCTCCCTCGACGCGCCGGCCGACCAGACCGCCGACGAGGTCCTCGAGGGCGACGGGGGAGTGCTGCTTCCCGGCCTGGTGGACATGCACGTCCACCTGCGCGAGCCCGGCCGCGAGGACACCGAGACCATCGAGACCGGCTCGCGGGCCGCGGCCCGCGGCGGTTTCACCGCCGTGTTCACCATGGCGAACACGAAGCCCGTGACCGACCAGCCGACCATCGCCGAGAGCGTGTGGGCCAAGGGCCAGGCCCTGGGCCTGTGCGACGTCCACCCGGTCGGCTCGATCACCCAGGGGCTCAAGGGCGAGAAGATCACCGAGTACGGCATGATGGCCCGCTCGGACGCGAAGGTCCGCATGTTCTCCGACGACGGCGTGTGCGTGGACAACCCGCTGATCATGCGCCGCGCCCTCGAGTACGCCCGCGGCCTGGACGTGCTGCTGGCCCAGCACGCCGAGGACCCCCGCCTGGTCGAGGACGGCACCGCCAACGAGGGCGAGGTCTCCGGACGCCTCGGCCTGGTCGGCCGCCCCCGCACCGCCGAGGAGTCCGTGGTCATCCGCGACGCGCTGCTGGCCCGCGACTACGGCAACCGCCTGCACGTCTGCCACGCCTCCACGCGCGGCACCGTCGAGCTGCTGCGCTGGGCCAAGGACCACGACATCGCCGTGACCGCCGAGGTCACCCCGCACCACCTGATGCTCACCGACGAGCTGATCACCGGCTACGACGGCCGCTACCGCGTCAACCCGCCGCTGCGCGAGAAGGACGACACCGAGGCCCTGCGCGAGGCGCTGCTCGACGGCACCGTCGACTGCGTGGCCACCGACCACGCCCCGCACGGCTCCGAGGAGAAGTGCTGCGACTTCGAGCACGCCCTTCCCGGCATGCTCGGCCTGGAGACCTCGCTGGCCGTGGTGGCCAAGCTCTTCGTGGCCACCGGGCGCGCCGACTGGCGCTTCGTCGCCCGCGTGATGAGCGAGCGGCCCGCCGAGATCGTGCGCCTGCCCGGCCACGGCCGCCCCGTGGCCGTCGGCGAGCCGGCGAACCTGACCGTCGTCGACCCGCACCGCCCCTGGACGGTGCACGGCGGGGACCTGGCCTCGAAGTCCGAGAACACCCCGTACGAGGGCCTCGAGTTCGACGCCCGGGTGACCGCGACCGTCCTGCGCGGCAAGGTCACCCACTCCCTGGCGGCCGAGGCCGATGCCTGA
- a CDS encoding TIGR01777 family oxidoreductase has translation MSLTTRHLVPADRAAVWRWHTRSGAVERLTPPFLPMTPLSQASSLADGTTVFGLPAGLRWEARHDLSGFQPGRSFVDVCVSAPVRALTQWRHLHRFADAPEGNTRITDEVTTRVPARSLAPAFAYRQHQLVADLEALRRLAAIARGGEINDAARAGVAGSGAVGAGAGTADDADAGRPLDLPALTVAVTGSSGTVGRALCAQLGTAGVRVVPLVRGEAGDGERHWDPTDPDGHLLDDVDALVHLAGEPIMGRFTDAHKAKLRDSRIGPTRRLAELVAASERCDVMVCASAVGWYGADRGDEFLGEDSEPGDGFLAELCAEWEAACAPARAAGKRVVNVRTGLVLSGGAGILPLYRVLFNTGLGGALGDGTAWLPWIALDDLSDIYVRAIVDAALAGPVNASAPSPVRAAGFAKALGREMHRPSAFPVPGFGPALLLGREGAEELALADQRVVPSRLEAAGHVFRYRELADALAHELGGEELADA, from the coding sequence GTGAGCCTGACCACCAGACATCTCGTCCCCGCCGACCGTGCGGCCGTGTGGCGCTGGCACACCCGTTCGGGTGCGGTCGAACGCCTCACCCCGCCCTTCCTGCCGATGACGCCGCTCAGCCAGGCGTCCTCCCTGGCCGACGGCACCACCGTCTTCGGCCTGCCGGCGGGCCTGCGATGGGAGGCGCGCCACGACCTCTCCGGCTTCCAGCCGGGCCGCAGCTTCGTCGACGTCTGCGTCTCCGCGCCCGTGCGCGCGCTCACCCAGTGGCGCCACCTGCACCGCTTCGCCGACGCCCCGGAGGGCAACACCCGCATCACCGACGAGGTGACCACGCGCGTGCCGGCCCGCAGCCTGGCACCGGCCTTCGCCTACCGCCAGCACCAGCTCGTCGCCGACCTCGAGGCGCTGCGCCGCCTGGCCGCGATCGCCCGTGGCGGGGAGATTAACGACGCCGCGCGTGCCGGCGTCGCCGGTTCCGGCGCCGTGGGTGCGGGGGCTGGCACCGCCGACGACGCGGACGCCGGACGCCCGCTGGACCTGCCGGCGCTCACGGTCGCGGTCACCGGCTCCAGCGGCACCGTCGGCCGGGCGCTGTGCGCCCAGCTGGGCACCGCCGGGGTGCGCGTGGTGCCGCTGGTGCGCGGCGAGGCCGGCGACGGCGAGCGCCACTGGGACCCCACCGACCCCGACGGGCACCTGCTCGACGACGTCGACGCCCTGGTGCACCTGGCCGGCGAGCCGATCATGGGCCGGTTCACCGACGCCCATAAGGCCAAGCTGCGCGACTCGCGCATCGGCCCGACCCGCCGACTCGCCGAGCTGGTCGCGGCCTCCGAACGCTGCGACGTGATGGTCTGCGCCTCGGCGGTCGGCTGGTACGGCGCCGACCGCGGCGACGAGTTCCTCGGCGAGGACTCCGAGCCCGGCGACGGCTTCCTGGCCGAGCTGTGCGCCGAGTGGGAGGCCGCCTGCGCCCCGGCCCGCGCGGCCGGAAAGCGCGTGGTTAACGTGCGCACCGGCCTGGTGCTCTCGGGCGGGGCGGGCATCCTGCCGCTCTACCGGGTGCTCTTCAACACCGGCCTCGGCGGCGCGCTCGGCGACGGCACCGCCTGGCTGCCGTGGATCGCCCTCGACGACCTCAGCGACATCTACGTTCGCGCGATCGTCGACGCCGCGCTGGCCGGCCCCGTCAACGCCAGCGCGCCGTCGCCGGTGCGCGCCGCCGGCTTCGCCAAGGCGCTGGGCCGCGAGATGCACCGGCCCTCGGCCTTCCCCGTGCCCGGCTTCGGCCCGGCACTGCTGCTCGGCCGCGAGGGCGCCGAGGAACTGGCGCTCGCCGACCAGCGGGTGGTGCCCTCCCGGCTCGAGGCCGCCGGTCACGTCTTCCGGTACCGCGAGCTGGCCGACGCGCTGGCCCACGAGCTCGGCGGCGAGGAGCTCGCGGACGCCTGA
- a CDS encoding aspartate carbamoyltransferase catalytic subunit: MKHLLDIADLSREEIIGLMDEADNFRRALEGREIKKLPTLRGRTVFTLFYENSTRTRSSFETAGKWMSADVINISASSSSVAKGESLKDTGETITAVGADAIIIRHPSSGAARHLADQLDAEGRATHVINAGDGRHQHPTQALLDAVTMRQRLGHVEGLRVAIVGDCLHSRVVRSNVDLLTKLGAQVVLVAPPTLLPVAVENWPVEISHDFDAEVGKADVVMMLRVQAERMHGGFFPSHREYAALYGLSKERAARMKDSAIVMHPGPMLRGMEINYAVADAPHTAVLQQVHNGVHVRMAVLHTLLSHGGDVAAATAGPSTTESAEA, encoded by the coding sequence ATGAAGCACCTGCTGGACATCGCGGACCTGAGCCGCGAGGAGATCATCGGCCTGATGGACGAGGCGGACAACTTCCGCCGCGCGCTCGAGGGCCGCGAGATCAAGAAGCTGCCCACCCTGCGCGGGCGCACCGTGTTCACCCTGTTCTACGAGAACTCCACGCGCACCCGGTCCTCCTTCGAGACCGCGGGCAAGTGGATGAGCGCCGACGTCATCAACATCTCGGCGAGCTCCTCGTCGGTGGCCAAGGGCGAGTCGCTCAAGGACACCGGCGAGACGATCACCGCCGTCGGCGCCGACGCGATCATCATCCGCCACCCCTCCTCGGGCGCGGCCCGCCACCTGGCGGACCAGCTCGACGCCGAGGGGCGTGCCACCCACGTCATCAACGCCGGCGACGGCCGTCACCAGCACCCCACCCAGGCGCTGCTGGACGCGGTGACCATGCGCCAGCGCCTCGGCCACGTCGAGGGCCTGCGCGTCGCCATCGTCGGCGACTGCCTGCACTCGCGCGTGGTCCGCTCCAACGTGGACCTGCTGACCAAGCTCGGCGCCCAGGTGGTCCTGGTCGCCCCGCCGACGCTTCTGCCCGTGGCGGTGGAGAACTGGCCGGTCGAGATCTCCCACGACTTCGACGCCGAGGTCGGAAAGGCCGACGTGGTGATGATGCTGCGCGTGCAGGCCGAGCGCATGCACGGCGGCTTCTTCCCCTCCCACCGCGAGTACGCGGCGCTCTACGGCCTGTCCAAGGAGCGCGCCGCCCGCATGAAGGACAGCGCGATCGTCATGCACCCCGGCCCGATGCTGCGCGGCATGGAGATCAACTACGCCGTGGCCGACGCCCCGCACACCGCGGTCCTGCAGCAGGTCCACAACGGCGTGCACGTGCGCATGGCCGTCCTGCACACCCTCCTTTCCCACGGCGGCGACGTTGCCGCGGCCACCGCGGGTCCGTCCACCACCGAAAGCGCCGAGGCCTGA
- a CDS encoding YbjN domain-containing protein has product MSEQVTETPTPVGPARIEAALQAIGLEYEVRDHTSDPEKTRIVTGFVDTAVAFVVDGGELRAEGYWRGEVPAARAGSILEVTRTMNERNFVPVLFVTEGSEDGRLAVCARARQTVGQGLTDEQIRDFLVYYLRQTVDTFAKLAQAFPEVVDWEDPHAAHAAAAEADAAQAAGQPAGDNEEDAK; this is encoded by the coding sequence GTGAGCGAACAAGTAACTGAGACCCCCACCCCGGTCGGGCCCGCCCGCATCGAGGCCGCGCTCCAGGCGATCGGCCTCGAGTACGAGGTCCGCGACCACACCTCGGACCCGGAGAAGACCCGCATCGTCACCGGCTTCGTCGACACGGCCGTCGCCTTCGTCGTCGACGGCGGCGAGCTGCGCGCCGAGGGCTACTGGCGCGGCGAGGTGCCCGCCGCCCGCGCCGGCTCCATCCTCGAGGTCACCCGCACGATGAACGAGCGCAATTTCGTGCCCGTCCTCTTCGTCACCGAGGGCTCCGAGGACGGCCGCCTGGCCGTGTGCGCCCGCGCCCGGCAGACCGTCGGCCAGGGCCTGACCGACGAGCAGATCCGCGACTTCCTCGTCTACTACCTGCGCCAGACCGTGGACACCTTCGCCAAGCTGGCCCAGGCCTTCCCCGAGGTCGTCGACTGGGAGGACCCGCACGCCGCCCACGCGGCGGCCGCTGAGGCGGACGCGGCCCAGGCCGCCGGGCAGCCCGCGGGAGACAACGAGGAGGACGCCAAGTGA
- the mihF gene encoding integration host factor, actinobacterial type codes for MALPKLTDEQRKAALAKAAEARKARAELKEKLKRGDITLKEVLDQAQDDEIVGKTKVSALLEALPKVGKVKAKEIMEELEIAPTRRLRGLGERQRRALLERFGFAE; via the coding sequence GTGGCCCTTCCGAAGTTGACCGACGAGCAGCGCAAGGCGGCTCTCGCCAAGGCCGCTGAGGCCCGCAAGGCCCGTGCCGAGCTCAAGGAGAAGCTCAAGCGCGGCGACATCACGCTCAAGGAGGTCCTGGACCAGGCCCAGGACGACGAGATCGTCGGCAAGACGAAGGTCTCCGCCCTGCTCGAGGCTCTGCCGAAGGTCGGCAAGGTCAAGGCCAAGGAGATCATGGAGGAGCTCGAGATCGCCCCGACCCGCCGTCTGCGCGGCCTGGGCGAGCGTCAGCGTCGTGCGCTGCTCGAGCGCTTCGGCTTCGCCGAGTAG